In a single window of the Streptomyces cinnabarinus genome:
- a CDS encoding B12-binding domain-containing radical SAM protein, with amino-acid sequence MRKLNILCVQLGFHEAYPDASTLATTYNDGIYYVASFVQQEFPDARVEMCQMFWGEKPDDFPLAAYDYILISALATHFWSNIEALELIKREKRSDCVVIMGGPHAAFAPYEALRYADYAVIAEGEIPTVQLIRALEEGDPVTGVDNLAYIAADGRMVVGQVARYGNIANAINPGLLARAPKLHWATVSMSRGCPFDCSFCYAIRLLGRKFRTKTAEDVRGELDAIYEQTGCNRFYVTDLNFTTRKNYCREIAETFRDRNYKFIAMSRVNHADDMDLVLDLKRSGFEEYCLGVESEDPSVLKAFNKRVDPSEQTRRLIRFAENDIAIHSAIIFGLDVQDRPAIEATAQWCAEARIMHPVFVCLAEYPFQDLLYGARQDVEDHRIIMEVPTYQHYSFVGIFPRRMRPSELQRGILDSYDIFFERAFEIEQRPQRRARLKSYSRSVDRGRAGMEQHIRFLEDLEKPYYTASGELKEDRLKADFDSRHGELRDWLAKSSKRTDVEFVKRYAR; translated from the coding sequence ATGAGGAAACTGAACATCCTCTGCGTCCAACTTGGTTTCCACGAGGCCTATCCCGACGCCTCCACCCTGGCGACGACCTACAACGACGGCATCTATTACGTCGCGTCCTTCGTACAGCAGGAATTCCCGGACGCCCGCGTCGAGATGTGCCAGATGTTCTGGGGCGAGAAGCCGGACGACTTCCCGCTGGCCGCCTACGACTACATCCTGATCTCCGCGCTGGCCACGCACTTCTGGTCCAACATCGAGGCGCTGGAGCTGATCAAGCGGGAGAAGCGCTCCGACTGCGTGGTCATCATGGGCGGACCGCACGCCGCGTTCGCGCCCTACGAGGCCCTGCGCTACGCCGACTACGCGGTGATCGCCGAGGGCGAGATCCCCACCGTCCAGCTGATCCGGGCGCTGGAGGAAGGCGACCCGGTCACCGGCGTCGACAACCTCGCCTACATCGCCGCCGACGGCCGGATGGTCGTGGGCCAGGTCGCCCGGTACGGCAACATCGCCAACGCGATCAACCCCGGCCTCCTCGCCCGCGCGCCCAAACTGCACTGGGCCACGGTCTCCATGTCCCGCGGCTGCCCCTTCGACTGCTCGTTCTGCTACGCCATCCGCCTGCTGGGCCGGAAGTTCCGCACCAAGACGGCCGAGGACGTGCGCGGCGAACTGGACGCCATCTACGAACAGACCGGCTGCAACCGCTTCTACGTCACCGACCTCAACTTCACGACCCGCAAGAACTACTGCCGGGAGATCGCGGAGACCTTCCGGGACCGCAACTACAAGTTCATCGCCATGAGCCGGGTCAACCACGCCGACGACATGGACCTCGTCCTCGACCTCAAGCGCTCGGGATTCGAGGAGTACTGCCTGGGCGTGGAGTCGGAGGACCCGAGCGTCCTCAAGGCGTTCAACAAGCGCGTCGACCCCTCGGAACAGACCCGCCGGCTGATCCGCTTCGCCGAGAACGACATCGCCATCCACTCGGCGATCATCTTCGGCCTCGACGTCCAGGACCGCCCGGCCATCGAGGCCACCGCCCAGTGGTGCGCCGAGGCCCGCATCATGCACCCGGTCTTCGTGTGCCTGGCCGAATACCCCTTCCAGGACCTGCTCTACGGCGCCCGGCAGGACGTCGAGGACCACCGGATCATCATGGAGGTGCCGACCTACCAGCACTACTCCTTCGTCGGCATCTTCCCGCGCCGGATGCGCCCCAGCGAACTCCAGCGGGGCATCCTCGACAGCTACGACATCTTCTTCGAGCGGGCCTTCGAGATCGAGCAACGCCCGCAGCGGCGGGCCCGGCTGAAGTCGTACTCCCGCAGTGTGGACCGCGGACGCGCCGGCATGGAGCAGCACATCCGGTTCCTGGAGGACCTGGAGAAGCCGTACTACACCGCCTCCGGGGAGCTGAAGGAGGACCGGCTGAAGGCCGACTTCGACTCCCGGCACGGCGAACTGCGCGACTGGCTGGCGAAGTCGTCCAAGCGCACCGACGTCGAGTTCGTGAAGCGATACGCGCGATGA
- a CDS encoding B12-binding domain-containing radical SAM protein has product MKKVLLATAPKEALVEPDGVGGNWYDRTDTYMAWTCAVDLEDRLSVSCPPTGLRFIKHNVPDVEILEYPTWQEYLDALHAEDWDMVGLSFYTWSTPVAIEMAKCAREAGVQEIWAGNYGVLSPGIDEYFTRLVKGAGEAPIHQYVYDKPLPRVRHPAMLGESGFRGMSSPVGYLYSKRGCNIGCTFCSTPIFNPKEEAIFMEDTYAALDAYRDAKVAHVIIYDESFFLTNQLAEQVVDALAERELPWICLTRADLIRGRIPELTDRYMDGAIVGIESYRDKNIADVKKRDDVYNVRQTVRELIDNGRRALGTFMVGFAEDTIEDMQYDIEQLSEEGLFACQLTLLTPFHGTRLYRQMEHLIDEPDLSKHDLYNLVWKHPNMDRTEARDLLAWAQRRVNDPDRIAARLKQEMKTKVRQELARRHAGRQVSPSGSPS; this is encoded by the coding sequence ATGAAGAAAGTGCTCCTGGCGACGGCTCCTAAAGAAGCGTTAGTCGAGCCCGACGGCGTGGGCGGAAACTGGTACGACCGCACCGACACGTATATGGCGTGGACCTGTGCGGTCGACCTCGAAGACCGGCTTTCCGTGTCCTGTCCGCCGACCGGGCTCCGCTTCATCAAGCACAATGTGCCGGACGTCGAGATCCTGGAGTACCCGACCTGGCAGGAGTACCTCGACGCGCTGCACGCCGAGGACTGGGACATGGTCGGCCTCAGCTTCTACACCTGGTCCACGCCGGTCGCCATCGAGATGGCCAAGTGCGCCCGCGAAGCCGGGGTGCAGGAGATCTGGGCGGGCAACTACGGAGTCCTCTCGCCCGGTATCGACGAGTACTTCACCCGGCTGGTGAAGGGCGCCGGCGAGGCCCCCATCCATCAGTACGTCTACGACAAGCCGCTGCCGCGCGTACGCCACCCCGCGATGCTCGGGGAGAGCGGCTTCCGTGGCATGAGTTCGCCGGTCGGTTACCTCTACTCCAAGCGCGGCTGCAACATCGGCTGCACCTTTTGCTCGACCCCGATCTTCAATCCCAAAGAAGAAGCCATCTTCATGGAGGACACGTACGCGGCACTCGACGCGTACCGGGATGCCAAGGTCGCGCACGTCATCATCTACGACGAGAGCTTCTTCCTCACCAACCAGCTGGCCGAACAGGTGGTGGACGCCCTCGCCGAGCGCGAACTGCCCTGGATCTGCCTCACCCGCGCCGACCTGATCCGGGGCCGGATCCCCGAACTCACCGACCGGTACATGGACGGCGCCATCGTCGGCATCGAGTCCTACCGGGACAAGAACATCGCCGACGTGAAGAAGCGGGACGACGTCTACAACGTACGGCAGACCGTGCGCGAACTGATCGACAACGGCCGCCGGGCGCTCGGCACCTTCATGGTGGGCTTCGCCGAGGACACCATCGAGGACATGCAGTACGACATCGAACAGCTCAGCGAGGAAGGGCTGTTCGCCTGCCAGCTGACGCTGCTCACCCCCTTCCACGGCACCCGGCTCTACCGCCAGATGGAGCATCTGATCGACGAGCCGGACCTCAGCAAGCACGACCTGTACAACCTGGTGTGGAAGCACCCGAACATGGACCGCACCGAAGCGCGCGACCTGCTCGCCTGGGCGCAGCGCCGGGTCAACGACCCCGATCGCATCGCCGCCCGGCTGAAGCAGGAGATGAAGACGAAGGTCCGTCAGGAACTCGCGCGCCGGCACGCCGGGCGGCAGGTCAGCCCCTCGGGATCGCCGTCATGA
- a CDS encoding nucleotidyltransferase family protein: MPNAHAAFRLLRWCADRTRDPGLGPCDDGVRSFLRSRNIDSLLALSSGVTDARQIAYDTVWRHQLRALHQVVEALTSTGVRTLTFKGGELIPRHFPGHSLGFMGDGDILVGREQIETVKSVLYGLGFRHAVFDAARGTVRDRDLREVAETELHHYELASFVRTVEVSDPEVVEAARAHHAHPLYALADRAVILTAIDVHHNVALDADPTPLFDRAVPSGLGVGETLSPADHVWLNLSRYYNEVAIHGGCSLRPFAYTLPEIAAGQVAWDVVEQVAEELALGPTLSYFLRFCDQLAPGRIPADTLAVVHRSANSRVRDWGWQLAKLFDFQEAFPADAFAPAAAHVHPTKQATHPS, encoded by the coding sequence TTGCCGAACGCCCACGCCGCATTCCGCCTGCTTCGATGGTGCGCCGACCGCACCCGTGACCCCGGACTCGGACCCTGCGACGACGGGGTCCGCTCGTTCCTGCGGTCACGGAACATCGACTCGCTCCTCGCCCTGTCCTCGGGAGTCACCGACGCGCGGCAGATCGCCTACGACACGGTGTGGCGGCACCAGCTCCGGGCGCTGCACCAAGTCGTCGAAGCCCTGACGAGCACCGGAGTGCGCACGCTCACCTTCAAGGGCGGCGAACTGATCCCGCGGCACTTCCCCGGACATTCCCTCGGCTTCATGGGGGACGGGGACATCCTGGTGGGGCGCGAGCAGATCGAGACGGTCAAGTCGGTCCTGTACGGCCTCGGATTCCGCCACGCCGTCTTCGACGCGGCCCGGGGAACCGTACGGGACCGCGATCTGCGTGAGGTCGCGGAGACCGAACTGCACCACTACGAGCTCGCCTCCTTCGTGAGAACCGTCGAGGTGAGCGACCCGGAGGTGGTGGAGGCGGCGCGCGCCCACCACGCGCACCCGCTGTACGCCCTCGCGGACCGCGCGGTGATCCTCACCGCGATCGACGTGCACCACAACGTCGCCCTGGACGCCGACCCCACCCCCCTCTTCGACCGGGCGGTGCCCAGCGGCCTGGGCGTGGGGGAGACGCTGTCACCCGCCGACCACGTCTGGCTCAACCTCAGCCGGTACTACAACGAGGTGGCCATTCACGGCGGCTGTTCGCTGCGCCCGTTCGCCTACACGCTCCCCGAGATCGCCGCCGGCCAGGTGGCCTGGGACGTGGTCGAGCAGGTCGCCGAGGAACTCGCGCTCGGCCCCACGCTCTCGTACTTCCTGCGGTTCTGCGATCAGCTGGCGCCGGGACGGATTCCCGCCGACACCCTCGCCGTCGTGCACCGGTCGGCCAACAGCCGGGTCCGCGACTGGGGTTGGCAGCTCGCGAAGCTCTTCGACTTCCAAGAGGCCTTCCCCGCCGACGCCTTCGCGCCCGCGGCCGCGCACGTCCACCCGACGAAACAGGCCACGCACCCCAGTTGA
- a CDS encoding nucleotidyltransferase family protein has product MGHQRDCFSRIVDTYGPLKVFDALKRRRIVNAALVSHAWHPAVRDPDGPFWLFREAGLAMRELHRAELARIAGLLHGRGIPVIAYKGLALDLLLDNTAAPSLSSDIDLLVRQKGLAEARDALISLGYEPDLRVDSGTVRRMPARITRMTEESLYSFGQLMPYEKVVPMPALAPYGDRLRALMPHRFLFVDGRLHFKLSVDLHYTLNMLTDDVGTRVKPSEDDWWADTQPIRVANLDVETLSDRVLTWTLLHRLYADCMLLNDPNIKALCHLKLLWEQGRLDTGRLREDAQRFPYLAPSLYYALRAAGQICGIDAPELPDPESVRGTTAPLMNLGDCLPAFLDVGVMAELGPHGGPGDQLTVRPY; this is encoded by the coding sequence GTGGGGCACCAGCGTGACTGCTTTTCGCGGATCGTCGACACCTACGGTCCACTGAAGGTCTTCGACGCCCTGAAGCGGCGACGGATCGTCAACGCCGCGTTGGTGAGTCATGCCTGGCATCCGGCGGTGCGGGACCCGGACGGACCCTTCTGGCTCTTCCGGGAGGCCGGTCTGGCGATGCGTGAGCTGCACCGGGCCGAGCTGGCGCGGATCGCGGGTCTGCTGCACGGCCGGGGGATCCCGGTGATCGCCTACAAGGGCCTGGCCCTGGATCTGCTGCTGGACAACACGGCCGCGCCCTCGCTGAGCAGTGACATCGACCTCCTCGTCCGGCAGAAGGGCCTCGCGGAGGCCCGGGACGCGCTGATCTCGCTCGGCTACGAGCCCGATCTGCGGGTCGACAGCGGCACAGTGCGGCGCATGCCGGCCCGGATCACCCGGATGACCGAGGAATCCCTCTACTCCTTCGGGCAGTTGATGCCGTACGAGAAGGTCGTCCCGATGCCCGCACTGGCGCCGTACGGGGACCGGTTGCGGGCGCTGATGCCGCACCGCTTCCTGTTCGTCGACGGGCGGCTGCACTTCAAGCTGTCGGTCGATCTGCACTACACGCTCAACATGCTCACCGACGACGTCGGCACCCGCGTCAAGCCGTCCGAGGACGACTGGTGGGCCGACACCCAGCCGATCCGGGTCGCAAACCTGGACGTGGAGACGCTGAGCGACCGGGTCCTGACCTGGACCCTGCTGCACCGCCTCTACGCCGACTGCATGCTGCTGAACGACCCGAACATCAAGGCGCTGTGCCATCTCAAACTGCTGTGGGAACAGGGCCGGTTGGACACCGGTCGGCTCCGCGAGGACGCACAGCGGTTCCCCTATCTCGCGCCGAGCCTGTACTACGCGCTGCGGGCGGCCGGGCAGATCTGCGGGATCGACGCCCCCGAGCTGCCCGACCCGGAGAGCGTCCGCGGCACGACGGCGCCGCTGATGAACTTGGGCGACTGCCTTCCGGCCTTCCTCGACGTGGGTGTCATGGCCGAGTTGGGGCCGCACGGCGGGCCGGGCGATCAGCTCACGGTCCGTCCGTACTAG
- a CDS encoding nucleoside monophosphate kinase has translation MTFPPIIAVLGVPGAGKSTQAKAVARGLGGVSVSVGDWLRALAAAGDEDAASTVAAGSPITPAQYERFLRHVRDEVPASVLVLDGSPRDERHVPVLADALADDAPVFGVLLQLPTGVAESRIEVRRSNAPTDRPDDAAGAAARRIADQTAALTRLAESFEARWPLVTIDATDEESLVTRRILESLPDGWS, from the coding sequence GTGACCTTCCCTCCCATCATCGCGGTCCTCGGTGTGCCGGGCGCGGGCAAGAGCACGCAGGCGAAGGCGGTAGCGCGCGGCCTCGGCGGGGTCTCGGTGTCCGTCGGCGACTGGCTGCGGGCGCTCGCGGCGGCCGGGGACGAGGACGCCGCCTCGACCGTGGCCGCCGGTTCCCCGATCACCCCGGCACAGTACGAGCGGTTCCTGCGCCACGTACGCGACGAGGTACCGGCGAGCGTGCTCGTCCTCGACGGATCCCCGCGCGACGAGCGGCACGTCCCGGTGCTCGCCGACGCCCTCGCCGACGACGCCCCTGTCTTCGGCGTGCTCCTCCAACTGCCCACCGGCGTCGCCGAGTCACGTATCGAGGTCCGCAGGAGCAACGCACCCACGGACCGGCCCGACGACGCGGCCGGGGCGGCGGCCCGCCGGATCGCCGATCAGACGGCGGCCCTGACCCGCCTCGCGGAGAGCTTCGAGGCGCGCTGGCCACTGGTGACCATCGACGCCACCGACGAAGAGTCCCTGGTGACCCGACGGATTCTGGAGTCGCTGCCCGACGGCTGGTCCTAG
- a CDS encoding aminotransferase class IV, whose translation MTPTDLPRFEIDGRRATAEDLFGPALRAYGHFTAMQVRAGRVRGLALHLARLDAANRDLFGAGLDGELIRDRVRHALGDDVRDASVRVQVYAAGGGDATTVLVAVRPPKAGPGSARRLVSVPYQRSVAEVKHIGDFGQTYYQRLARRGGHDDALLVAADGTVSETATANIGFFDGPTVVWPTAPLLAGITMQLLVAHGPVSERRPVRVADAASFEGAFVANSRGIAAVSHLDGVALPLAEDRAKGLIETYESLTGDLI comes from the coding sequence ATGACCCCCACCGACTTACCGCGCTTCGAGATCGACGGCCGCAGGGCCACGGCCGAGGACCTGTTCGGGCCGGCGCTGCGGGCATACGGACACTTCACCGCGATGCAGGTCCGGGCCGGGCGGGTGCGGGGGCTGGCGCTGCATCTGGCGCGTCTGGACGCCGCCAACCGCGACCTGTTCGGCGCCGGTCTCGACGGCGAGCTGATCCGCGACCGCGTCCGGCACGCGCTCGGGGACGACGTGCGGGACGCCTCGGTGCGGGTGCAGGTGTACGCGGCGGGCGGCGGCGACGCCACGACGGTCCTGGTCGCCGTACGGCCGCCGAAGGCCGGGCCGGGTTCCGCCCGGCGTCTGGTGTCCGTCCCCTACCAGCGGTCGGTCGCCGAGGTGAAGCACATCGGCGACTTCGGGCAGACCTACTACCAGCGGCTGGCCCGGCGTGGCGGTCATGACGACGCCCTGCTGGTGGCCGCCGACGGCACGGTGTCGGAGACGGCGACCGCCAACATCGGCTTCTTCGACGGGCCGACGGTCGTGTGGCCAACGGCTCCGCTGCTCGCCGGGATCACCATGCAACTGCTCGTCGCGCACGGTCCGGTGTCGGAGCGGCGGCCGGTGCGGGTGGCCGATGCGGCGTCGTTCGAGGGCGCGTTCGTGGCGAACTCGCGGGGCATCGCCGCCGTGTCGCATCTGGACGGCGTGGCGCTGCCCTTGGCCGAGGACCGCGCCAAGGGCCTGATCGAGACCTACGAGTCGCTCACCGGCGACCTGATCTGA
- a CDS encoding alcohol dehydrogenase catalytic domain-containing protein: MRIARYYDNRTVRVESLPSPAIEDGEVLVRVMAAGICGSDVMEWFRVPKSPRILGHEISGVVAESRTEAFAAGDRVVVRNQIPCGICHACRHGGHAVCEHQVEIEPGGMAEYIRIPRELARRGLTPLPSGLSFQAGTLAEPLACTLHSQALARIEPHHCVLVLGCGVFGLLHIQTALAAGVDRVIAVDKVGFRRQAAARAGASLVLDTDADLASEVRRVNDGRAADVAVLATAAPEALVAASGALTRHGTVLLFGAPDPATPMPLTLNQLFWRRELTMVSSYGAGDVDLARGLELMEKGAVDAEPLITHNVPLTEVQRAFATVTDARDSLKVVLDMTQ, from the coding sequence ATGCGTATCGCCCGCTACTACGACAACCGCACGGTCCGCGTGGAGTCGCTGCCGAGCCCGGCCATCGAGGACGGGGAGGTCCTCGTCCGGGTGATGGCCGCCGGGATCTGCGGCAGCGACGTCATGGAGTGGTTCCGGGTGCCCAAGAGCCCGCGGATCCTCGGCCATGAGATCAGCGGAGTCGTCGCCGAGTCACGGACGGAGGCGTTCGCGGCAGGGGACCGCGTCGTGGTCCGCAACCAGATCCCCTGCGGCATCTGCCACGCCTGTCGGCACGGCGGCCACGCGGTCTGCGAACACCAGGTGGAGATCGAACCGGGCGGCATGGCCGAATACATCCGCATACCGCGGGAGTTGGCCCGGCGCGGGCTCACCCCCTTGCCGTCCGGCCTGTCCTTCCAGGCGGGCACGCTGGCCGAACCGCTCGCCTGCACCCTGCACTCCCAGGCCCTCGCCCGGATCGAACCCCACCACTGCGTCCTGGTCCTGGGCTGCGGAGTCTTCGGCCTGCTGCACATCCAGACGGCGCTCGCGGCGGGCGTGGACCGGGTCATCGCCGTGGACAAGGTGGGCTTCCGCAGGCAGGCGGCCGCGCGCGCCGGGGCGAGCCTGGTCCTCGACACCGACGCCGACCTCGCGAGCGAGGTCCGCCGCGTGAACGACGGCCGGGCGGCGGACGTCGCGGTCCTGGCCACCGCCGCCCCCGAAGCCCTGGTGGCGGCCTCGGGCGCCCTCACCCGCCACGGCACCGTCCTCCTCTTCGGCGCCCCCGACCCGGCCACCCCGATGCCGCTCACGCTCAACCAGCTCTTCTGGCGGCGGGAGCTGACCATGGTGAGCAGCTACGGCGCCGGGGACGTCGACCTCGCCCGCGGTCTGGAGCTGATGGAGAAGGGCGCCGTCGACGCCGAGCCGCTGATCACGCACAACGTGCCGCTCACGGAGGTGCAGCGGGCCTTCGCGACGGTGACGGACGCCCGCGACTCGCTGAAGGTCGTGCTGGACATGACCCAGTGA
- a CDS encoding SDR family NAD(P)-dependent oxidoreductase has protein sequence MTPGAILTTGGSRGIGAAIAATIASSGRRVGVLSRRRPSADDPTWAELTRRPLVDRVEADLADATATGAAIRAWREALSEPLDGLVLSAVSYGHGPRHPVLATALEEWDDVMAVNLRGQFVAVSAVLTELLARPRALILSVSSVAALEPAPGRAHYAASKAGALAFFRALTQELRDTNVSVVQVMPRNQVATPGLAARRPAGYAFEGYDPPTVFDPFVRTALTDLGERFDGTLVTVDSDGRWEAAPA, from the coding sequence GTGACCCCTGGAGCGATCCTCACCACCGGTGGGTCCAGGGGCATCGGTGCCGCCATCGCCGCGACGATCGCCTCGTCCGGACGCCGGGTCGGAGTGCTGTCGAGACGGCGGCCGTCCGCCGACGACCCAACCTGGGCGGAGCTGACCCGACGGCCGCTCGTCGACCGCGTCGAGGCCGACCTCGCGGACGCCACCGCCACCGGCGCCGCCATCCGCGCCTGGCGCGAGGCCCTCTCCGAACCTCTCGACGGACTGGTCCTCAGCGCCGTGTCGTACGGCCACGGCCCCAGACACCCCGTGCTCGCGACAGCACTGGAGGAATGGGACGACGTGATGGCGGTCAACCTCCGCGGGCAGTTCGTCGCGGTCTCCGCCGTACTCACCGAACTCCTCGCCAGACCAAGGGCGTTGATCCTCTCGGTCAGCTCGGTCGCGGCACTCGAACCCGCGCCGGGCCGCGCCCACTACGCGGCGTCGAAGGCGGGCGCGCTGGCCTTCTTCCGTGCTCTGACACAGGAGTTGAGGGACACCAACGTGTCCGTCGTGCAGGTGATGCCCCGCAACCAGGTCGCCACCCCGGGCCTCGCGGCACGTCGGCCAGCGGGCTACGCGTTCGAGGGCTACGATCCGCCGACCGTGTTCGACCCGTTCGTCCGGACGGCTCTGACCGACTTGGGCGAGCGGTTCGACGGCACGCTCGTCACCGTCGACAGCGACGGCCGCTGGGAGGCGGCCCCCGCGTGA
- a CDS encoding dTMP kinase, protein MTWSDAPQLPFGPSQGPGRLITIDGLDGSGKTTLTASLRDHLTATGVPVLTTRLPTTQMRETSFFRLLRDQGRTDLVDPVAFEVAYMVDRIQHCRGVIAPALREGRTVITDRYALSSIGTLLLRLPELRRTVLDALFSDAWFIDLCRRLIQPDVAFVLWTEPETGARRLRSRPGEADAGFDPLEYAELQRLLLELAAANGMVPVDSGGSPEEVLAACLGHLEGSRRPAGHRGGRR, encoded by the coding sequence ATGACCTGGAGCGATGCCCCGCAACTGCCCTTCGGGCCGAGCCAGGGACCCGGCCGGCTGATCACCATCGACGGTCTGGACGGCTCCGGCAAGACCACCCTGACCGCGTCCCTGCGCGACCACCTGACGGCCACCGGCGTACCCGTGCTCACGACCCGGCTGCCGACGACGCAGATGCGCGAGACCTCCTTCTTCCGGCTGCTGCGCGACCAGGGCCGCACGGATCTGGTGGACCCCGTGGCCTTCGAGGTCGCGTACATGGTCGACCGCATCCAGCACTGCCGTGGCGTCATCGCGCCCGCCCTCCGCGAGGGCCGCACCGTGATCACGGACCGCTACGCACTGTCGTCCATCGGCACCCTGCTGCTCCGCCTGCCGGAGTTGCGCAGGACCGTTCTGGACGCGCTCTTCAGCGATGCCTGGTTCATCGACCTGTGCCGCCGGCTGATCCAGCCGGACGTCGCCTTCGTCCTGTGGACCGAGCCGGAGACCGGGGCGCGGCGGCTGCGCTCACGCCCCGGTGAGGCGGACGCGGGGTTCGACCCGCTGGAGTACGCGGAACTGCAACGGCTGCTGCTGGAGCTGGCCGCGGCGAACGGCATGGTGCCGGTCGACTCCGGGGGCTCGCCCGAGGAGGTGCTCGCCGCCTGCCTGGGCCACCTGGAAGGGAGCCGTCGGCCGGCCGGACACCGGGGCGGTCGCCGGTGA